In Rhodamnia argentea isolate NSW1041297 chromosome 1, ASM2092103v1, whole genome shotgun sequence, the genomic window GATTCAGCAGATGCGCTCGGCAAATAGACCAAGTCCTGTGGCTGTAAGAGCAGACGGAACAACTTCTGCTAGTATTCAGTATGGACCACTAAATTTTATTGATCAGGGTAGGCAAATGGGATCTCATCATACAGCTCCAGAAACAAGAGAGTCCTATGTTAACCTATTCGAAGACAAAGCACAGGAAAATCAGTTACCGTTGGTTCGAAGTAGGGATAGCTTTGATTTGGGAGCAGGTCACTTGAGAAGGCAAGCAGTCAATGACCATGACCTTGCTTTTACCCCTCCAACTCTCGGTACTTCAGGCCGGGCACTTTTGGACGAATGTGCAGGAATGAACTCAACTACAGTTCCTGACCAGCATCATCAGTCCAGCAGCCGATCCAGCCTCGTTTCTGATGGGGCTGCATCTCCTTATGCAGGAAGAGAAGATAGCCATTTTCGTAGAGCAAAAGAGGAATTGCAATCGACGGTCAAAAGCCATTTGAAAAGCCTTTCGAGAGAAATTGGTTTAGGTATGCGAGTTATATGTTCTACTACATTTTTGGTGCTCTTATTACACATTCTATGCTCTAGATTCCCGTGcttattgcattttctttttcctgggtCAGCAAAAGTGCATCTGGTGAACTTATGGATATACCATCATCGATGCAGGTCCTGGTGAGTTTAAGGAAATAGCGAGGTGTTCCACTCATACCGTCTTGGCTGCTTGCGGCCTTGAGCACAGGAGGAGCGAGGTCTACGCGATCCCTCCGCTGTCCGTTTGTTCCCACATAGACAAAATAGCAACTGGACAGACAAGTCTGATGAGAGGAGTTTGCTCGACGTGTTTCGATGTTTTCGTCAGAGATGTCACCCAAAACGTAATGAACACAAGACTACCACCACGTTGGCTAAGTTTAGGTCTTTAGGAATTGATAAACATGGGCTGCCTCTTTCTGCACGtccgtccttttcttttgggggaTTTATAGATGATAAGTAGGGGGATTTTTGTCCATACTGATACTAGACTGACAGTCCATGGTCCCTAGAGGATCCATTTTTCTGTGATTACATTGatgatatttatttttggcTGAAGGGGTCCTATTCTTGGAAAGAGGTGGGTCAATCAAATCTCAATAgtacttcctttttcttcctaggcggtcctcctctcttttttccatttaattCAATAGAATAGGAGTGACCCATTGTTCAGAGAGTAAATTCGACATTTGAACCTAGTCAGAAGTTTAAATGTTCCCTGGAATGTTATCATTCGTATGCACTGTGATTTGGTCATATATTGGTCAGTGGAAACAAAGGAAGATGTCATCAAGTGAGACTAGTATCCATTGAAGTTCAATAAGAAGTAAGCAAGACGGACCAACTAAACAGCAAATCGGTTAGACCATCTGGTCCTGCTCCTGGTCTTTGAAATCGGGGTTGGTTCGCTTCCCGATTTCGGGGACCACGAACTGGACCCGATTCCTAAATGGGACCGAATCAGATCGGAAACTAATCACCCTATTGATTGCTGGTGCCGCAATAATCCTCCCACGGCGATACTTCCAAGTTCCAACTACAGTAAAAGTTGGCGACTCTTACTTGACATTCTTTGCTTTTTCGGCGGTGCTTTGATGAGTTTATGAATAACATGCAACATAGACGTCAGGGAAAGTTCTTCAATATCGTTATTTTAGAGGTCCAAGCATCACACAGGAGCTATGCAAGTCAAAGTACGTCATTCTCATTTAAACTTAACAATGATAAATAACAAACAGGGACGATACAGCATTTTTCCTCGGACGTAAACCGAAGTCGACaagcaatgaattacattttagCTTATAAACCTTATTCCCTGGCTTCCTATTTTAATACATTAGCAGATAAAACATTCACCCTGGGCCAACCATAAAGATTGCAAGGCCAGATTCTCGGTCACATAAGCACCAGATCACCCACCATTCTGCACCTACTCATAAATTATCGTCGATGATGGTGGACCATAATAGCTCAGACGCAAATTCACATCTTTTTGCCCTCTCTTCACGATCCTTGTCCGACAAAGGCGATGCTTGACTGTGGCTGGCACCAACAAAAGGCACACAttagaaaaaacaagaacaccACTCTCACAAAACAAGTGATCAAAACGTTCAACCAAAATGTTGAGATTGTTCACGTGCATCATCTATTTGTGAGCTCAACTTTCCTGATATGGATTAAGCACCCCTTTTCCCTCAtcttcaagaaagaaaattactaGGACAAAAAGAACAGTGCTTTCCCTGACAAGCTCCAGCAGGAAGACCAGGTATAACTGAAAATTAACTCATTACCAGACCACAGGAGAGCCTGTTCAACAAATTTTATAGATTCCATCAAACTAAAAAACTCAGAAGGGACCAGCTCTTGCTATCCACCAACAGCCAAACTCAAAAGCATCTCACTTCCTTCAAACTAATGCTACATGTAGTAACTTTCAAATAATCGTGAAGAAGATCATGCAGTGCACTATAACATTCGATAGGAGAACACAGCTAAAATAAAGATATTTCCCTAGAGCAGTAACACACCTTTCTGCCACATTctcatttaaatttttcttgGCTGAGCTTGTTTCTATTTGAAGGGACGGCTGAGAACTGGAGAGATTCCCAGCAACAGGCAAAATGAAGGATGACAACAAGGGATCTGGAGCCACATTTGTTGAAGAAAGCATACTGGACGAGCCACCCAGAAGGGATTGGAGAGTCCCTTCTCGTAGTTCTCTCCTCAACAAAGAAAGTGTGGAGTGAGATCCGCCTTTACGTGATTTCCTCTTACGCTGCATGTAACTCCTCGTTAAGGGAACACAGTTGTTGAACACGGAATGAAGCAATGGATAGGAGAAATGCATGCTTGATGATTGACCATAGACAACCAAGTGGTGAGTCAGCACTGATCAATTGGACTTAGGAGCACACATCAATATGGTTATATCATCCTCATAAATCATAATCTAGGTAATCCAGAGGCCCAGTTTCAAAGTATTGTCTGGCAACTAGAAAAAGAAACTGCAAAATACTTAGATCAAGCTTGGTGGAGGCCATAGTAAATTTTTGTACCATGCGTCATCCCACAGGAACTAGAAGTTACAAAAGAAAGCAAGGTGCGTTCCAATTCAGCACCTTCAAGAAAAGCAactaaatcaaataaatagcaaatTGCAAGTGGAGCAAAGAAGATACAGCAAATAGATGTGTGTAACAGCATGTAAGAAAAGAGTGCaagaaaagattgaaaaaggATATCTTCAAAATATTTCCATGCTGTAAGGTTATGTGTGCAACCATATCAAACCCCACTCTCATTGCACAAACTGGACAAACCTGCAATACAGAGCACAATCAGTTAGGATTAAGAGTTTTGACATGCTTTCTTTCACATATTCTAATCGTTGTGGTTTTAGCACACAAAGACATATTTTCTGTGACCGAGCAAGTGTAAACATAACTTGCACTGAGCCATGTGAAGCGCACCACGTAGCCATCTACAAATATAACCCGTCATTGTTGAAAGCACCCTAGCTACCAACTAAAAAAATGGTTCGCCAGAACACAGATGTTTTGTACCTAGACAGACCAACCTAAGAACCAGTCAGAGTTGGATGAAGAAGTCGGATGAATAATATCATAGAATTGTAAATCAGTCCATCGCTTAACCATAACAACCTAGTCCAACTGGCAGACATACTGGCTTTTTTTCATGGAGAAGGTGGATGCTTCAAATCCACACTTCCATCACGTTCTTTTCCaagatggcatttttttttcctaacgaATTAATTATTCAAGGCACGATAGAGTTGTGATGCACCTAGCATGGGAGATTGTATTTAGCATCCTTCTTACTAttgtcaaattgaagctcaCTTGTTGGAGGATACTACTTAATGAATGCTAACAAGTGTTTCACCTGCATAACTAAGTTCATCCAATTTCAACATTCTATGAATGCAGTTTCTGTTCTTCACAATCTTCCAAATGTGAGCCTCTCTTCTTTTATCATTTTACCGCAATTTCTTTTTGAGTGCAAATGGTTAATTGAAGGACCACAGCTATTGCTTGCACCGAGTTCTCAAAATTAGACAAAGGGTTCGCACTAGAGACTGACACAGTGAAAGATATTAGGGACTCTAAAGGAAATCCCAACGAAAAATTAAACAATATCGAGCTGTCCACATTTAAGAACTGAGTCATTGCCAAAATTAATGAAGAAGTCGGTTCACTTATTTGCAACGTATTCAAGAAATTGCAAGACCTTCATCAGGGAAGACGTGTATACAGTGACCTTGCAACCAACCTAACATGTTATAAGTAACTTGTGTCATGCTACTATCATCCATATATGAATTTGAAGAATACCCCATTCCTTGCCTCCAACTGATGCTCATCATCTATGTGGCAGCACAAGCCCAGGATGTCAAAGAACTCGGAGCAGAATGGGCAAGGAAACTCCTCTCTTATATCATAATCTCCATCAAATTCTTCAAACCCCATAAACATATCTGCATCCACACAATCCGCTTACATTAGATAAGCAGAGAAGCGCACCACAATCACAACCTTCGAAATACATAAATAACCATCAGCCTTGCTTAGAGAATGAGGAAAGCCCAAACTTTATGGGTTCACTCACTCTCTCAACTCAACAACCGCGAGAGATTTTGCTATATAAACAAGACAGACTGCTCTTACTATCAGGCATAAGAACAAAACGGGAAATTACTAAGCGAAGACGCTAGAGGTAAACGTTAAACATTTCGAAAAACAGTCTAGACGAGGCAACTGGAGAAAAGAAACTTTATTCATCAATCTGCCAATTTGACTTTATATGCTAATGCTATACCTTCTCCTGTCTCTATCCACACCACAGTTGCTCTATCAATCATCACGGTCTATGCGGCTGGCTTTAAAGAAGTAAAGTGCGATCAACCAAAAAGCAACAAATGAACCGCAAACGGACCATCCATTTCTTCTTTCCGTCTATTTCCAGGCGACAGAGCAGGAAAAGAAAGACGATGAAAAAAAGCAATACTCTTTTGCGATGGTACGAACAAGACACGACCGACCTGGCTATCCTTAAGAAACGGATTAAACGCATCACTCCAGAATTGGCGAAAAGAACCCGGGGGGGCAAGGGGAGGGAAACGATCGACAACTTCGTCAGCGACGCCAGGCACAGAAGCAACCGAGAAAGAAGCGAAAGAGCACATGGCGAGCTCACCGGATCTCGAGTGGAGAGCGGGCTGGTATCGCTTCGAGGCCGAGGACAAACGCGCGCTCCACGAATCGCCGTCcatagcttcttcttcttcttctccccgaGCTTTCCAAAGCCAAAAGGGGGCGGGGCCGAGAGGATTCGCTCCGGAAGCCGAAGGTCCCGCTCGCGCGATCACCGATTCACCCCCCGCGTGCGCAAGCGCCCGGCCGGAGGAGATTCAGCTCAAGCGATCGGAAGCCCTAGAGATGGAGGAGCAAAAGGAACGGGATTTGGGGGtttgagcagagagagagagagagagagagactgagagCGATGGAGGAAACGACGGTGTTGGTGCagggaggaaagagagagtGTCGCTGGTGGTGTCCTTGGGATTTTATAATTTCCATTTTCTTccttccgaaaaagattaaaaataaaaaaaaaatgaaaataggaaattgGGAATTTGCTGGGAagtcccccccttttttttttttttataaaatttttaacttttggttaTTGAAAGAGGAATCACCATAGTGAGTCTTCATTTTTCATGTGGAATTTTTGTCTTCTTGTATTGATACTGACTATGATTTCTATGCATTATTTGCTCTTTGCAGATGCAtgattttctcctccttttcccttgcttgattcaccgagagtTCGAAttgaataaagaaagagaaagctTGAGGGGAAGTATACCGAGTTGATTCGGAGCGGGAGTTCgaccgaacaaaaaaaaaaattttagaaacatAGCGGTGAATCCAACACAAACCCACCCTGTCATGAACAGATCATCCAAAATCGccctcaattttaaattttgtatgcaatcgttttcgaatttttagtgGATACGtcatctttttctcttttttttttaatggcgtTAACTCCCCGTTATGTTTTTCTGTTAATATGTGCAACGGACGGAGTAAAAGcatattttcatcctttttcttctttaaagaAAACCTCTCTTAGAATGTGATAAATATGTTAATAGAGTTAGACAAgatattttaaggaaaatatacGCAAATAAGTGAAGAAACAAAATGTCTCAATAACAACATGATCAAATGACATAACATAGATTGTCTTTATGTATTTCCAATTATTTGATTAGCAAGAAATGATTGGTTAATAAAACCAttatataaataaaagaatataaCGTCCTCAACTTGTAAGGTCAATTTTGCAAAGTGTTATTTTATTGATCGATCAGTAATTATGTTaactaaatatttcaaaaatatatactGACTagccattttctctctctctctctctctctctctctctcttttttttggtgcttTCTTTCGTTTTAGAGCAATTAAGAGCAAAAGAGagatttcgtgaaaaaaaaaggggataaAAAATGCACCTTTACTTCTTAAAAGTCATGTGCATTATTTTTATACATGCTGATGCAAAAAAATAACTGCGAGGTTAAAGatcgtaaaaagaaaaaaaaaaaaacaatgaaagtTTAGAGATAGAGTAAAACTGTGAAAATTTTGGAGGGCAAATGtgaaattcttccaaatttcaGGCGAAAGTTCAAGTAACAGGATTAGCATGCCAATGCTTGAATGGGCTAATCAACAAGTActttgaattggcaaaagttcataaaagtaaataaattttcatctcaattgaaatttcatttctttaaatAATGATAGGTCACAAATTACAACAATGGTTGCTTGGAGATTGCCAATCTGACTAAATTTCCATGCCCCAGTATTTGGTCATGGGCAGCAGCCCTCCAAGTTACTCTAGCATATCATTACTGAGCATCTGCTTGAACAGGTGATGAAGCATGGGAAAAAAGAATCAGCTTGAACTCCTCTTT contains:
- the LOC115752849 gene encoding protein DEHYDRATION-INDUCED 19 homolog 3-like, which codes for MDGDSWSARLSSASKRYQPALHSRSDMFMGFEEFDGDYDIREEFPCPFCSEFFDILGLCCHIDDEHQLEARNGVCPVCAMRVGFDMVAHITLQHGNILKMQRKRKSRKGGSHSTLSLLRRELREGTLQSLLGGSSSMLSSTNVAPDPLLSSFILPVAGNLSSSQPSLQIETSSAKKNLNENVAESHSQASPLSDKDREERAKRCEFASELLWSTIIDDNL